The Trachemys scripta elegans isolate TJP31775 chromosome 14, CAS_Tse_1.0, whole genome shotgun sequence genome segment ctgttgtagaactaggcaaatagctagaggAGTTgttgtaccccctggaagatctctgtgtatccccaggggtatgcgtacccctgcTTGAAAACCATTGTCCTATATATATTCAGCATAGTCCATGGCACTGGGTATGCTCAAAAGCCTATGGTGCTGAGTGGACGCAGGGCTGGCTGAGGCAGTCACTGGGGTATCTCTGATTAACCGAGCAAGTCCTCTCCTTAACAGAAGACATCTCAGAGGGATGTTTCCTCCCCTTACACTACTGCAGTCTCTGCCAAGTAAAACCATGTCTCTAATATAACCCCGTCTGGAGACTCAGTAACAAAACAGTTGCCCCCACAGCCTGGTTCAGCTTTTCTCATGTGTCTGGCATGAGGAACTTGGAAAATGTAGTATTTTTATGACTATTTTGTGTGACTTGGTTTCCCTGTTGTATTGTGGCCTGACTGCGTGCATAGCACTAACTCACAGGCGGCTGTGAAGGGGGAGTTATGGAACTGAGCAGGCCAGGTAAAACACGGACAGCCTCTCAGGTCCTCAGCTTCAACGGAGTTATGATCGCAAAGGCTGGGCCAACAGCTGGGAGCAGAAGTTACCTCGCTGACTTCATCCAGGCTAGGATGTTTTACTCTTCCCAAGGCTAAGCCTGGGATCCAAAGGGCTGTTAAAAAGGTGCCCATTGCCGAAAAGGAGGGATTTTTGAAAGGGGATGAGCTGAGAAAGGCTGGCCAGGATGTGTCACTGAAACAGCTGAGAGGACTTGGAGGCAGAGGAAGCAAGCTAGAAGCAATGAGCTGTTTCTCCCAACTCCGAGATGGGGAATCAGCCGGACCTGCCGGAGCTTTGGCTGGAGAGGTGGAACTTGGGTAAAGGACTATGCAAGTAGGTTTTTAAATCTACTTCTGTTAGCACTGTGTACCTTTGGGGGCAGAACAAAtcatgctttgttttgaagaagctacTTCTGTTTCCCTGCAAATGCTCCCAACGCAACACTCTTGCACGGGCCAGCCCCAGTTGGACCTGCAGAATCAGTCACAGTTGGTAACCAGAGGATGTATCCCACGCCCTGGTTTACAAGTGGGTGGACTGCAGAATTCCACCTGGGGAGTGGTAAAGGCCTGACACCCGTGGGTGTGCACTCAGAGACACTCTGATAAGGGACAGCAGAAACCGTGACAGATGGGAGCCACCTAAGTTTTAATCGCATCCTCAAGCCAATGTTATAGCTCTGTCCAAAGTTTTTATCACGGTTCAAGGATGTGGTTAAGGTCCTGCCTATTCTGTTCAATGGAAATGGGTTGTAACTAGCTGTGTGGGCACAGATGTCATTGCAGACATGTCCTAATACTGGAGACTCTTGATGACAAGGACCCACTGCTATCCGCTGTGCTTCCCACTTCCCTAGTTAGTCACTTTTTATTCAACACCAAATGTGTGTAATAACTTCTAATATATCTAAAATCAGGGCATCGGAGGAGTTTTTAGCTGCCTATGTTCCGTGAAAATCTCCCCCCGACCCATGTACAGAAAATCCAGCCACGCTGGAGTCATTCgctttaaaaaagtattttaggGCCAAGGAAGTGAGAGGTTAACAGGAAACCTTGTCTGCATTGTAGCatgagcctcagtgctggtgtgTAGAGTTTACTAGCAGGCCTAAGGAATATGGATGAACGAAATGGATGGCTCAAAGGAAAGAGAAGGTGGGGTGGgcaggtgtgtgtgcgtgtgtgagagaaTGTAGAACCAAGGTGTTCTCTGGTATACTTGTTCTCATTCCAGGTCCGGGATGTAGAGAAGGCAGCTTGAGAGAGATACTCACTATGATGTTGCACAAGACCAAGAAGATTGAGATCTCCTTTAGGGCTTTCCTCTTCCAGTTCAGGCGGCCGTAGGTATGGCTGTAGGCATGCGAAACCCTCCTGATCTCCTGTCTTATCTCTAGTGGGTAAACTCTTCTCGGTTCACAGTCTTCACGCTTCTCACCTTCTTTTGCTTCAGTCTCTTTGTTGCCAGGGGGCGGCGCGGGCTCCTGGCTGGTGTGTGATATGGCCGTCTCTTCACTGGATGGACCCGAGTGCTGTGTGTGGGGCCCAGCCAGGCTGGCATCAGGATCCTCCACCAAAGGCTGCCGGTGAAGCCCCTCGATAATGAAGATGTTTTGCGTGATGTGCTGAATGATGAGGCTGACCGCGTAGGTCAGGATGAGTCTGTTTAGCAGGTCTCCAGGGTTGGTGGCCACAATGGCGACAATGGAGAAGTAAGAAATGCCAATCTGGCCTAGGGCTGCTCCCATGAGCAGGATCACGTCCAGGCTTCGGGTTGGGTTTTTCAGAGTGTCTAGCTCACGCTCTTCCAAGCCATGGATGACAGTCCCAGCCAAGGCACCCACAGTCATCATCGGCAGAAGCGCGACGTAGTAGGAATAATACAGCACAAGGGTCTCCTGCCTAGGCGCTGAGCTGGTAGCCTCGATCTGGTAGGTCATGAAGATGCAGATCCCAATGAACAATGTAGATATGCCCAGCACCAGCCCATAAATGACACCACGGAGCTTGAATTTGGGCTTGGCATGAatggtgtggtggggagggatgCGCCTGCCCACGTTCTTCCACATGACGTACAGCATGGAGCTGCCGATGAGGCAGTATTCCATTTTGAAGGGGTACAGCAAGATGTAGCCCTTCTGGAAGACGCGGCAGACTATTGTGTTTGGACACGTGCATGAGCTGGACTCGTTGCCTGGAgtgagggaagaggaagagggtCATTTGGGAGGCATGAATAGCctggaaagttgtttttttttgtctatTTCCTGACTACCTGCAGTGAGGTCCTACATACCTGCCTGCCCCAGAAAGCCTAATGACCTGCATGAAGCCAATGAGCCTTTAAAACtggcggggagggggcaaaatGCTCTAAGCCCAGTACAAACACTAACTAATCAGCCCTCCCAGTCCACCCTGGAAGAGGGGAAATATTGGTTTCTCCATTTGTACAAGACACAGACAGATGAAGTCACctgtccaaggccacacagcaagccAATGGCAAAGCCAGGATCAGTGCTAAGGCTTTTCTGGTTCCTATCTCCCTGCTCAATCCACTAAACTCTCTTCACATGCATCTGGGAGGTTAAGACCCCTGGTAAAGGTTTACAACATCGTCCTGAGAGTTTGAGGTTTCTGCCGTGTCATGATGAACTAGTCACGTAGGGAACTGataggcatctctctctctctggaaggaGAGACCGGACCCAGTCCTGGACCATGACTATGTGTAGCCCTTGCCCTGTGTGTAATATgtattctctttccttccctacCTAGACCTTCTCCCAGGAGACCTCTTTATCTCCAAAGTTTAGTGGCTAAATAGTTTTCCAGGCAAATCAGCATGTTCCAAACGACCCACAAACAGTAGTACGGATCATCCAAAAATCTAGATCTCTACGGGTGACCTCAACCTGCagttaagaaaaacttcctcTTTCTCCGGAAAAATAGACACCAACTCCTTGTGCTTTAGTGAAGCCATGCATCCCAGTGGAGATGATCCTGAAAACTGAATGGCTGGGGCCAAGGGCTAGTGCTGATCTCGCGGATTCTCCATCCTACCTGTCTACCTGTTGCTATTAAGAAGCAGTGAAGAATGAGCCATGACTGGAAAATTTTGCACAAGACCTTTGAGTGCCGATTCAATTTCCCTGTGCATAGAGTCGTTGGTCACTGCTAACAGCCAGAGGAGGAGATCTGTGGCCATGGTCAGCATCAGCCCACATCTGTAAAAGGGAAAGAGCACTTTTACAACGTGTCACCTGAGAGCTTCTTTTATGGTCTTTTGCCTTTAGCTCCTCCTTGCTTTATGGCGCACACACGATCTCCAACCTGTGTGGTACTACCTGGACTcacatgggcacacccacccacacctgtGCTTATGCATACACTCAGGCATGCACACTCATATATTTGCACACATAAGCACACCCATTCCTGCACAGTCATAGCCATTCCCACTTGCAGTAATTTGCACAGGTTCTCACGTCCACTAGACTTACACCTGAACTCTTAAATCAGTTGCGAACTGTGCAAGGGGCCCACTGGGGcttgcagctgttacaggaacaTGTGATGGCCGGAAGAAAGCTGACTAACCCATGTAGACGTAATGAAAATGGGCGAGGTCAAGTCAAAACCTAGTGCCTCAGCAAGCACGTGCAGTAGAAAGATTCTTGAGGTTGGGGGTTAGTTTGTGAAATCTCTCATCCTTTAAAGATGA includes the following:
- the OTOP3 gene encoding proton channel OTOP3 isoform X2, which codes for MAAEMAGKEATRQRHLNQDTDGEESASAEPEAWKIRYEKCWLHRRCSSLLHKDRQARKAGQLFSGLLAMNVVFLGCAFVSSMIFNRVAITLRDVRIFLSILKILSLCWIIYYLLCTSRKPHAVLYRDSHAGPVWVQGSLVLFGACTIILQVFRIGYIVSHNHCKSHLETLFPCIEIIFVCIQTYLLWRHCKDCTQVQHNLTRCGLMLTMATDLLLWLLAVTNDSMHREIESALKGLVQNFPGNESSSCTCPNTIVCRVFQKGYILLYPFKMEYCLIGSSMLYVMWKNVGRRIPPHHTIHAKPKFKLRGVIYGLVLGISTLFIGICIFMTYQIEATSSAPRQETLVLYYSYYVALLPMMTVGALAGTVIHGLEERELDTLKNPTRSLDVILLMGAALGQIGISYFSIVAIVATNPGDLLNRLILTYAVSLIIQHITQNIFIIEGLHRQPLVEDPDASLAGPHTQHSGPSSEETAISHTSQEPAPPPGNKETEAKEGEKREDCEPRRVYPLEIRQEIRRVSHAYSHTYGRLNWKRKALKEISIFLVLCNIILWIMPTFGMHPAFENGLEKSFYGYSTWFAIVNFGLPLGVFYRMHSVGGLLEVYVSS
- the OTOP3 gene encoding proton channel OTOP3 isoform X1, with protein sequence MAAEMAGKEATRQRHLNQDTDGEESASAEPEAWKIRYEKCWLHRRCSSLLHKDRQARKAGQLFSGLLAMNVVFLGCAFVSSMIFNRVAITLRDVRIFLSILKILSLCWIIYYLLCTSRKPHAVLYRDSHAGPVWVQGSLVLFGACTIILQVFRIGYIVSHNHCKSHLETLFPCIEIIFVCIQTYLLWRHCKDCTQVQHNLTRCGLMLTMATDLLLWLLAVTNDSMHREIESALKGNESSSCTCPNTIVCRVFQKGYILLYPFKMEYCLIGSSMLYVMWKNVGRRIPPHHTIHAKPKFKLRGVIYGLVLGISTLFIGICIFMTYQIEATSSAPRQETLVLYYSYYVALLPMMTVGALAGTVIHGLEERELDTLKNPTRSLDVILLMGAALGQIGISYFSIVAIVATNPGDLLNRLILTYAVSLIIQHITQNIFIIEGLHRQPLVEDPDASLAGPHTQHSGPSSEETAISHTSQEPAPPPGNKETEAKEGEKREDCEPRRVYPLEIRQEIRRVSHAYSHTYGRLNWKRKALKEISIFLVLCNIILWIMPTFGMHPAFENGLEKSFYGYSTWFAIVNFGLPLGVFYRMHSVGGLLEVYVSS